A single region of the Salmo salar chromosome ssa16, Ssal_v3.1, whole genome shotgun sequence genome encodes:
- the ackr3b gene encoding atypical chemokine receptor 3, with translation MSLSVNELTELMEMWAELNFTGDNMSSHHVEALLCPAGFSHAAVLYTLSVLYIFIFLVGLAANTLVVWVNLRSERNRFETHLYILNLAVADLCVVATLPVWVSSLLQRGHWPFGEAVCKITHLVFSVNLFGSIFFLTCMSVDRYLSVALFGDGGNSRRKKVVRRVICILVWLLALAASVPDTYFLQAVKSTHSDATVCRPVYPTDNPREWMVGIQLSFIVLGFAIPFPVIAVFYLLLAGAIGNANPPGSSANSNQERRISRNIILTYIVVFLVCWLPYHGVLLVDTLSLLNVLPFSCRLEKFLYVSLHLTQCFSLIHCCINPVIYNFINRNYRYDLMKAFIFKYSTKTGLAKLIDASHVSETEYLAVAAVENNV, from the exons ATGAGTCTGAGTGTGAACGAGCTGACGGAGCTGATGGAGATGTGGGCGGAGCTTAACTTCACAGGGGACAACATGTCATCCCACCACGTAGAGGCTCTGCTGTGCCCGGCTGGGTTCAGCCACGCGGCGGTGCTCTAcaccctctctgtcctctacatCTTCATCTTCCTGGTGGGCCTGGCCGCCAACACCCTGGTGGTGTGGGTCAACCTCCGCTCAGAGAGGAACCGCTTTGAGACCCACCTGTACATCCTCAACCTGGCTGTGGCTGACCTCTGTGTGGTGGCTACTCTCCCAGTCTGGGTCAGCTCGCTGCTACAGCGCGGCCACTGGCCCTTCGGCGAGGCCGTCTGTAagatcacccacctggtgttcaGCGTCAACCTCTTTGGGAGTATCTTCTTCCTCACCTGTATGAGCGTGGACCGCTACCTGTCCGTGGCGCTATTCGGAGACGGAGGGAACAGCCGCAGGAAGAAGGTGGTGCGGAGGGTGATCTGTATCTTGGTTTGGCTGCTGGCGCTGGCCGCCTCCGTCCCAGACACTTACTTTCTCCAGGCAGTCAAGTCCACACACTCTGACGCCACCGTGTGCCGGCCCGTCTACCCCACTGACAACCCCCGAGAGTGGATGGTGGGCATCCAGCTTAGCTTCATCGTCCTGGGCTTCGCCATCCCGTTCCCGGTCATCGCCGTCTTCTACCTGTTATTAGCAGGCGCCATCGGCAACGCCAACCCGCCCGGCTCCAGCGCCAACTCAAACCAGGAGCGACGCATCAG CCGGAATATCATCCTGACCTACATTGTGGTGTTCCTGGTCTGCTGGCTGCCCTACCACGGAGTCCTATTGGTCGACACTTTATCTCTCCTCAACGTCCTGCCCTTCAGCTGCAGGCTGGAGAAgttcctgtatgtgtccctccACCTGACCCAGTGCTTCAGCCTCATCCACTGCTGCATCAACCCCGTCATCTATAACTTCATCAACAGGAACTACCGTTACGACCTCATGAAGGCCTTCATCTTCAAGTATTCCACCAAGACGGGCCTGGCCAAGCTCATTGACGCATCACATGTGTCCGAGACGGAGTACTTGGCCGTGGCGGCGGTGGAGAATAACGTGTGA